The genomic region AGTTTTACAGCTTCATAGACATAACAGGTTTCTTGTCCTTCCCCCCTAAAGTATATCCCGCAGGTAGTGGCAACGACTGTTCTGTTTGAGCTGTTTTCCACCCCTGTCGGTGCCACCAAATATCAGGACAAAGAGGCAGGTGCTGAGCCTGATCCTCTGAAAGATGTCTATTGTTTTCATTTGCCATAATCTCATTCACTTTTTATGAATAACTCTTTTCGCTAATTATGAATTAAAAATATTTCTATGTTTACGTTCTCGTTTTCTCATTTCACATTCCTTTTTGCTGAATTTCGCAAACCTAATAGTGCTCTTCCGAGTAATTCCACAAGAAAAATCTTTGCGAGAGCAGCAAAAGATGACACAAAAATAACATAAAGCGAATTGTTAGTTTAAGGATTATGACAGAAAAGAGCATTTTAAAGGTTTTTCCGCCCCTTAAAAGCCTTAATATCCCCTTAAAAACACTTAATAAAAAGTTTGGGAAAGAGAAAATAAAAACGTATCTTTGCAGTCGTTATAAAAAGTAAAAACGGCAACAATGATCATTCATTCTCTCACAGAAAAGGTATCGGCATTCCTACGGTCGCGCACTACAAACACCATTGAGCGGCACCGGGTCATCGTGTATTTGCTCCACTCCCTTCTCGTTGTTTCCGTCATCTCCTTGCAGTTCATGAGGCTGGGTGGCTCGCACGACTGGCTGCCGCTTTCCATGAGCGGCATACACCTTGCGGCATGCCTTCTTTCGCTGTTGCTCTACCTCACGCAGTGGCTGACACTTTCCAAGGCTTTTTCACTCACGGTGCTCGTGGCGCAGTGTACCATTGCCGTACGCTTCTTTTATTTCGCCACCGTGCGTCCCGACCATTTTCTGCAGCTCATCCTCATCAATCAGGTAACGTCGCTGCTGGCCGTCTTCTTCCTTGTGTTGAGCTTTGTCCGGCTCACCCCCTTTATCGTCTCTGCTATCAGTGTGGTTAGCTACGGTTGTGTGGCTGCCTATCTTCAAGAGCCTTCGCTTTGGCGCCTGTTCGGTTTCTTCCTCTTCGTGCAGTTTTTCCTCTGTGCGCTGGGCGAACTGCTGCGACACAATGTGATGAGCGTGTCGAAGGAGAATACCGACCTACATCACCGTGAGACGGCACTGATGCACGCCGTCAGGCTGAACAGGCAGGAGATAGAGGCCTATCTGCGCATGAGCGGCAACGGCCACCCTTCACCCGAGGACACAGACCACCTGTTTTCCATGCTCAAACCGAAATCGCAACGCAACCTTATCAACGCCGTGCGCCTGCATCTGAAAAAACACTTGATGGATGACTGCAATCTGGGGCACCACTTTCCCTGTCTGACTAAATCAGAAACGGATGTGTGCCGCCTTATCCTCGCAGGAAAGAAGCGGAGCGAAATCGGCCTGCTACTTGACAAAACCGAAAACAACGTTGACGTGACGCGTAACCACATCCGCAAGAAACTCAATGTACCCACTGACCAAGACTTGCAGAAATTTCTCATCAATTTATTGATAGAAAAAGAATATTCGAAAAAGGAGGAAATAAATAAGTTCCTCTACCGGAAACGTTCATATTTATTTATAACATGCCATTATCCGCTTTCCATACAGATTCGGATGATGGCTTCTTGTTTTTTCCCTGTATTTCCCGCTTTTCCCAAAAGTTTTTCAATCTCTTCATATACCTATAATTTAGCTGCTTGATTACAGTATTCACCATATTAAAATTTAGAAAAATGGAATCAAACAGCAATGACAATTATGTGCTGGTATTGGAAGACCGCACGGAAGTGAAGAACGAGAATGATGCAGGAAAGCTCTCAGTAGTCTCTGGCATTGATGACAAGGGCAAACTCCAAACAACGGAAGCCAAAGATGTGCATCAGGCAGCCTTCTTGAAGTTCAACAACAAAGACGGCTT from Prevotella nigrescens harbors:
- a CDS encoding helix-turn-helix transcriptional regulator, which produces MIIHSLTEKVSAFLRSRTTNTIERHRVIVYLLHSLLVVSVISLQFMRLGGSHDWLPLSMSGIHLAACLLSLLLYLTQWLTLSKAFSLTVLVAQCTIAVRFFYFATVRPDHFLQLILINQVTSLLAVFFLVLSFVRLTPFIVSAISVVSYGCVAAYLQEPSLWRLFGFFLFVQFFLCALGELLRHNVMSVSKENTDLHHRETALMHAVRLNRQEIEAYLRMSGNGHPSPEDTDHLFSMLKPKSQRNLINAVRLHLKKHLMDDCNLGHHFPCLTKSETDVCRLILAGKKRSEIGLLLDKTENNVDVTRNHIRKKLNVPTDQDLQKFLINLLIEKEYSKKEEINKFLYRKRSYLFITCHYPLSIQIRMMASCFFPVFPAFPKSFSISSYTYNLAA